The genomic window GAGCGCGGCCAGGTCGCGGGCGCGTCGACGGGCGTGCTCGAGGCGCTGGCGACGGCGCTGCAGCTCGACGACACGGAGCGCGCGCACCTCTTCGACCTCGCGCGTGCCGCCGACGGGATCCCCGCCTCCGGGCGTCCTCGCTCGCGCCGCACGACCCGCAGCACGTCGCGCCCGAGCCTGCAGTGGGCCCTCGACGCGGTCGTCGACGGCGTCGCGTTCGTCCGCGACCAGCACCAGGACCTGCTCGCCACCAACTCCCTGGCCCGCGCCTTCTACTCGCCCGTGATCGGCGACGGCGGGCGCACGCCGAACCTCGCCCGCTTCCAGTTCCTCGACCCGGCGTCGCGCGACTTCTACCCCGACTGGGATCTGTTCGCCGAGATGTGCGTCGGCATCATGCGCGCCGCCGCGGGCCGCGACCCGCACGACGCCGGGCTGCACGACCTGGTCGGCGAGCTCTCGACGCGCAGCGAGGTGTTCCGCCGGCTGTGGGGCGCGCACGACGTGCGGTCGCACGGGGCCGGCACGAAGCGCTTCGTGCACCCGGTCGTCGGCGAGCTGACCCTCGCCTACGAAGAGCTCGCCGTCGTCGCCGAGCCCGGCTGCTCGCTGCTCGTGTACACGGCCGAGCCAGGGTCGCCGTCCGCCGAGCGGCTGCGGCTGCTCGCGTCGTGGGCGGCCACGCAGGAGGCGGCGGTCCGCTCCGGGGACGCGCTCGCGCAGGAGGCGTCGGTCGCCTCCCCCGAGGACGCCTAGCCCGCAGCCCGCCGCGCGCAGTCCGCAGCCTGCCGCGCTGGCGTCCGCACCCGCCGGACCCGCGCGCACCCCTCGGCGCGCACGAGGGTGCACGCGGGATCGCGGGGTGCGGCCGCACTGCCGCGCTGCCGCTCGAGGCAGACCGCTCGGTCTGTCCGCAACGCGCAACTCCGCCCGCCGACGCTGGCGCCGTCGATGCAGCCGCATGTACCGTCATCGAGCGCCACCGCGCCACCCGACCGGGACGGAACCCGGCACCGCACCGCCAGGACGGCCCATGCACACCCTCCGAGCCCGCACAGCAGCGACCCTGCTCACGCTCGCACGCCCCTACCTCGCCCTCCACCTCGGGGTGCTCGGCCTCAAGATCCGCAGCGCGCCGTTCCCCCGCGACGAGGCCACGGCGACCCTCCCCGGCCCGAGTGCCGCCCGCCTCCTCGTCGTCGGCGACCTCGCCGCCTCGGGGTACGGGGTGCTGCTGCACGGCATGGCGTTCCCGGCCCAGCTCGCCGGCATCTGGTCGAGCCGCACCGGCCGCGGCTGCAGCTGGCAGGTCGTCGCCGACCCGCTGCTGACCGTGCGCCGGGCGGCCCACCACTCCCGTCTCGGCACCTCCGCCGCGGGGGCGGACGCGGTCGTCGTCGCCCTCGGGATCCCCGACGTGCTGCGGATCACCCCGAGCGCGGACATCGTCGCGTCCGTCGCTCGCCTCGTCGCACGCGTCCGCTCCGCGGCGGGGCGCGACGTGCCCGTGCTGCTCGCCGGGCTGCCCCCGATGACGCAGTTCCAGGGGCTGTCGCCTGCGGCGTCGCACCTGATCGGGTCGCAGCTGCGCCGCGTCGACGACGCCCTGCGCCGGGTCGCCGCCGAGCACGTCGGCGTCGACTTCGTGTCGTTCCCCTCGTGGGACACCGACGGCACGACCCTCCGCCGCGCCTTCTCGTTCCGCGCGATGCACCGTGGCTGGGCGCTCGCCGTCGCCGCCCGCCTCGCTGTCGCTCTGCCCGGCTCGGGGCCGGAGCCCGCACCGGAGCCGACCGACGGTGTCGTCGAGCAGGCCGAGCAGGTCGCCGAGGAGGCGTCGGCCGCGCCCGGCGCACCCGACGGTCCCCTGACGCTGGCCGCGTAGACCTCCGCGGGGGCCGGGGTGCTCGCGGCCGGCGAGCACGACGCCCGCTCCGCGCTCAGCCGACCTGGTGCACCGCGTAGCTCGCGACGAACCCCAGCACGGTCACGAGCCCGGTCAGCGTCTGCGCCTTGCGGAACGCCTCCGGGATCATCGTGTCGCAGATCATCGCCAGGATCGCACCGGCCGCGAACGCCATGACGAACGACTGGGCGCCCTCCGGCACGCCGCCGAGCAGCACGTAGCCGCCGATCGCGGACAGGGCGCAGATGACGGCGATCCCGGACCAGAGCCCGAACACGTACCGGGCGCCGCGCCCGGACTCCTTGAGGTCGGCCGTGCTCGACATGCCCTCGGGGAAGTTCGAGATGACGACCGCGACGAGGATCGCCACGCTGAGCGTGCCGCCGCCCGTCAGGCTGACGCCCTGGACGGCGGTCTCGGGCACGCCGTCGAGCAGGGCGCCGAGCGCGATCCCGAGGCCGGTGCCGCCGCTGGCCGCTGCGGCCTTCCCGCCGCCGCTGCCGCCTCCTCGGCTGGTGCTGGTGCTGGTGCTGCTGTTCGGGCTCGCGCCGTCGGGGTGTCGTCGGTGTCGCTTGCGGCGGAACCCGCCGTGCTCGAGCAGCTGGTCGAGCGCGACGTAGACGACGGCTCCCACGACGAAGCCGGAGATCGTCGGCACGAAGCCGCCGCTGCTGGTCGCCTCGTCGACGAGGTCGAACGCGAGCGCCGAGATGAGCACGCCCGCGCCGAATGCCATCACGAGGGCGACGAGCTCACGCGGCACCTTCACGAACCAGGCGACGAGCGAGCCGACGACGAGCGACAGGCCGGACAGCAGACCGGCGAGGCCGGCGAGGAGGAGCGGTGAGGTCACGCGGTCCGGTGTACTCCGAAGGAGGACCGTCGGTCGGGCTCCGCCGTATACCCAGCCCGAGCTTCGACACCTTGTACCGCACCCCTCGTTCGAGGCGCAAGCCCCTGCCTGAGATCGGCTCGGGGTCCTAACCTCGGTCACGCCGGACGGGGTGTCCTCGACGCGGAGGGAAGGGAACAGAGATGAGCACGTACGAGACGGATCCGCGGGTCCGACCTGCATCGATCGGCGCCTACCCGAAGCGCCGACCTCCCGTCACGGAGCTGCCCCCGATGCGCTCGGCCCGGCTGCCCGAGCCGGCCTACGCCGACTTCTTCGAGGTGGAGCGCGAGGCTGTCGCAGCGGAGCGCAAGGCCTTCGCGGTCATCTGATCCGGGAACGCGCCTCCTTCGCTCGACCTGCCCGCGCCTCCTCAGCCTGGTCCTGCGCCAGGCCGCGACTACGGGCGCGACCGCACCGCGAGCTGAACGGCGAGGCCGGCGCCGACGAACACCACCATCAGCCCGCCCATCACGAGGGCAGTCCCGCCGAGGGCGCCCGCGAGCGGCGTCGCCAGGCCGCCGAGCCCGAACTGGAGCCCGCCCTGCAGCGCCGCCGCCGAGCCGGGCCAGCGGTGCCCGAGCGCCTGCGTCAGCGTGATCGACCCGGGGATCACGAAGCCCCAGCCCGCCGTGACCAGCGCGAGCGCGGGCCAGATCAGTGCCGGGCCGAGGCCGGTCGCCGCCCCGGTCAGCACGAGCGCCGACCCGACCGTGCAGGTGACGAGGCCCGCCGTGTAGAGGGAGTCCTCGGCGAAGCGACCCACCAGTCGACGGAACAGCAGCGTCGACAGGATCATGCACGACGCGTTCGAGGCGAAGACCAGCGTGTAGCCGAGCTCGGTGAACCCGTACTGCTCCTGGAACACGAACGACGACGTCGAGATGTACGAGAAGAAGCCGATCGTCGCGGCACAGCCCGTGACGAGGTACCAGCGGAAGCGCGGGATCCGCAGCAGCTCGGCCATCCGGCGACCTGCCGCGCCGAGAGAAGCCCCCGACCGGGAGGCGGCGGGCAGCGTCTCGGGGAACCTCACGGCCGAGAGCACCGTCAGCAGCAGGCCGAACACGGCGAGCACGACGAAGAGCGAGCGCCAGGCGGCGAACGTCAGCACGACGCCGCCGACCAGGGGCGCGACGACCGGTCCGAGCGAGTTCACGACCGCCAGGGAGGCGAAGAGGCGGCTGCGTCGCGTGCCCGTCGTGGAGTCGCCGACCATCGCCCGCCCCGCGATGCTGCCCGCCGCGCCGCCGAGGCCCTGCAGCACCCGCGCGACGATCAGGGTCGTCGCGTCGGGCGCGAGGGCGCAGCCGAGGGAGGCGAGGGTGAAGATCGCGGTGCCGATCAGCAGCACTCGGCGACGGCCGATCCCGTCGCTCAGCGGGCCGATCACGAACTGGCCGAGCGCGAAGCTGACCAGGAACGCCGTCAGGCTGAGCTGCGCGACGGCCGTCGTGGTGTCGAGGTCACGCGCTATGGCCGGCAGGGCCGGGACGTACATGTCCGTCGCGAACGGCGAGATCCCGACGACGAGGGCGAGCAGGGTGACGGACGACCGCCGACGGGTCCACGAGGAGGCGGGGGTCGTGTCGTCGTCGTCCACGTGACCGACGGTAGTCGTTCATCGTCGCGGCCCGCGCCTCCTGAGGGGTGCTGGTCACCGGGGCGTCGTGTGCGTCGTGCAGCTCTCAGGAACTTTCCCCGCGCCCATCCTGAATGGTGCACGGTTCAGGAGCTTGGCTCCCCCCGTGGCGAGGATCAGGACAGGACTTCCTGAATGAGGAGGTCAGGAGGTCAGGTGTCGCGCGACCGCTGGCGGACCCGCACCGTGAGGATCGCGGCGCCGATCAGGGCCGACACCAGCGAGCCGACGAGCACGCCGACCTTGACGACGTCGTCGCGCTCGCTGCCGCTGCCGAACGCGAGCTCGCCGACGAGCAGCGACACCGTGAAGCCGATGCCCGCGACGAACGAGAGGCCGACGACGTCGGGCCAGCGCAGGCTCGGGTCGAGCCGGATGCCGGGGAGGCGCGTCACGAGCAACGACGACAGGGTGATGCCGATCGACTTGCCGAACACGAGGGCCAGGACGATGCCCAGCGCGACGCTGTCGGTCAGCGCGTCGCGGAGGCCGGTGAGACCGCCGACGGTGACACCCGCGGAGAAGAAGGCGAAGAGGGGGACGGCGACGCCGGACGAGACGGGGCTCCAGCGCTCGGCGAAGTGGTGCGTGAGCGGATGCCGCTCGACGTGGCCGTCGGCGCCGACGTGGTCGACACCGGCCTTCCGCGTCGCGATCGCCGGGACGAGCAGGCCGAGCACGACCCCCGCGATGGTCGCGTGGATCCCCGAGGCGTGCACCAGCGCCCAGGCGACGACGCCGAGCGGGATCAGCAGCCACCACGACCGGACCCCTCGGCGCACGAGGAGGGCGAACGCCGCCAGGGGCACGACCGCCGCGAGCAGCGGCAGGAACAGGATGCCGGAGGTGTAGAAGACCGCGATGATCGTGATGGCGAGCAGGTCGTCGACGACGGCGAGCGTCAGCAGGAACGTGCGGAGCGCCGGCGGCAGCCGCTTGCCCACGACCGCGATGACCGCCACGGCGAAGGCGATGTCCGTCGCGGCGGGGATCGCCCAGCCCTGCAGTGCGTCGCCGCCGGCGTCGAGGTTGACGAGCGTGTAGATGACGGCGGGCAAGGCGACTCCGCCGACCGCAGCCGCGATGGGGAGCGCGGCGGCTCGCGGGTCGCGGAGCGAGCCCGCCACGAACTCCTGCTTGAGCTCGAGCCCGACCACGAAGAAGAAGATCGCGAGCAGTCCGTCGGCGGCCCAGGCTCCGACGCTGAGGTCGAGGTGCAGGGCCGCGGGCCCGAACGTCGTGTCGCGGACGGCGCCGTACCAGTCGGCGGCCGGGGTGTTCGCGAGCACGAGCGCGAGCACGGTCGCGCCGAGCAGCAGCAGGCCGCCGGTCGTGTCGCGGCTGACGAAGCGGGCGAGGCGGGCGCCGCGGCCGAGAGGGCCGGGAGCGTGCGCGGGCGGCGCGGGCGTGCGGGCGGGCACGGGCGTGGAAGAAGGCGAGGACGAGGAGGCGTCGGGGGCGTCAGGGGACACGGTTGCTCTCAGAGGGGGTCGCGGAACGGCGGGCGCAGGGAGGCGTCCGGGTCGTCGACGATCCCGGGCGCGGTCACGCCGTCGGCGGTGGGCATCCCGCGATCTCGCCGTGGGCGTTGCTGCCCCAGAGGCTCATCCAGCCGTTCGTGCCGCACGTGCGCTTGGTCAGCACGAGCCGGTTCGGGAACGCCTGCTGCGCCGCGCGCTGGCGGCGCGTGCTGTGGGCGATCGGGTGGCTGGTCACGCGTCGAGACTACCTGCGTCGGGCGTCCTCTCCTCGGGCGATCTTCGAGGGCGGGTCGCCGCGGTCGAGGGCGGGTCCGCGGTGACCCGCCCTCGACCGCGATGACCCGCCCTCGACGGAAGTTCGTGCGCGCGGGCCGTCAGCGGACGCGGGCGGCGGGGGCGAGCCGGAGGTCGACGCCGGCGTCGCGCAGCGCGGCGGCGGCCTCGTCGCCGAGCGCGTCGTCCGTGATGACGCCGTCGAGCTCGTCGAGCCGCAGCGCCCGGTACCGGCCGAAGCGCCCGTACTTCGAGCTGGCGGCGACGAGCACGGTCCGCTCGGCGACCGCGAGGGCCGCCCGCTTCGCCTGGATCTTCGCCTCGACGGGGGTGGTGACACCGTGGGCGAGGTCCCACGAGCTCGACGAGACGAACGCGAGGTCGAGCGACAGCTCGGCGAGAGCGACGCCGGTGAGGCGTCCCATCGTCGACTGGTTGGCCCGGTCGACACGTCCGCCGATGCAGATCAGGTCGGCGGTCGGGTGGTCGAGGAAGGCCTGCACGGTCGCGAGGTCGTTCGTCACGACGGTGAGGTCCGAGACGTCGTCGAGGTGCCGGCGCATCGCCTGCACCGTGGTGCCCGCGTCGAGGTAGACGGTCATGTGGTCGTGCACGAGGGCGGCCGCCTCGCGGGCGATCGCCTCCTTCTCGGCGACGTCCGCCTCCTGCTTGACGGCTCGGCTCGGCTCCTCGATCAGGCGGGAGGCGAGCTTGGCGCCGCCGGCGGTGGCGCTGACGCGGCCGGCGTCCTCGAGGGCGGCGACGTCGCGTCGCACGGTCATCTGGCTCACGCCGAGCAGCTCGGTCAGCTGCCGGTAGCTCAGCACCCGCTCGCGCTGCAGGTGCGTCACGATCGACTCGCGGCGCTGCTCGGGGATGAGGGGGGTCGACACGCGCGCCAGCCTAGTTGGCGGGGCCCTCGCCGGCGGCGTGCCGGACCGCGGGCGAGGAAGCGGACGAGACCGCAGCCGAGGAGGCGCCCGCCTCGTCAGCGGGACCGGTCCAGGGCATCCCCCACGCGGCCGTG from Frigoribacterium sp. PvP032 includes these protein-coding regions:
- a CDS encoding helix-turn-helix transcriptional regulator; this translates as MDNRDDVREFLMSRRARVTPEQVGLPAGGGRRVAGLRRSEVAMIAGVSVEYYARLERGQVAGASTGVLEALATALQLDDTERAHLFDLARAADGIPASGRPRSRRTTRSTSRPSLQWALDAVVDGVAFVRDQHQDLLATNSLARAFYSPVIGDGGRTPNLARFQFLDPASRDFYPDWDLFAEMCVGIMRAAAGRDPHDAGLHDLVGELSTRSEVFRRLWGAHDVRSHGAGTKRFVHPVVGELTLAYEELAVVAEPGCSLLVYTAEPGSPSAERLRLLASWAATQEAAVRSGDALAQEASVASPEDA
- a CDS encoding GDSL-type esterase/lipase family protein; translated protein: MHTLRARTAATLLTLARPYLALHLGVLGLKIRSAPFPRDEATATLPGPSAARLLVVGDLAASGYGVLLHGMAFPAQLAGIWSSRTGRGCSWQVVADPLLTVRRAAHHSRLGTSAAGADAVVVALGIPDVLRITPSADIVASVARLVARVRSAAGRDVPVLLAGLPPMTQFQGLSPAASHLIGSQLRRVDDALRRVAAEHVGVDFVSFPSWDTDGTTLRRAFSFRAMHRGWALAVAARLAVALPGSGPEPAPEPTDGVVEQAEQVAEEASAAPGAPDGPLTLAA
- a CDS encoding ZIP family metal transporter translates to MTSPLLLAGLAGLLSGLSLVVGSLVAWFVKVPRELVALVMAFGAGVLISALAFDLVDEATSSGGFVPTISGFVVGAVVYVALDQLLEHGGFRRKRHRRHPDGASPNSSTSTSTSRGGGSGGGKAAAASGGTGLGIALGALLDGVPETAVQGVSLTGGGTLSVAILVAVVISNFPEGMSSTADLKESGRGARYVFGLWSGIAVICALSAIGGYVLLGGVPEGAQSFVMAFAAGAILAMICDTMIPEAFRKAQTLTGLVTVLGFVASYAVHQVG
- a CDS encoding multidrug effflux MFS transporter; the protein is MDDDDTTPASSWTRRRSSVTLLALVVGISPFATDMYVPALPAIARDLDTTTAVAQLSLTAFLVSFALGQFVIGPLSDGIGRRRVLLIGTAIFTLASLGCALAPDATTLIVARVLQGLGGAAGSIAGRAMVGDSTTGTRRSRLFASLAVVNSLGPVVAPLVGGVVLTFAAWRSLFVVLAVFGLLLTVLSAVRFPETLPAASRSGASLGAAGRRMAELLRIPRFRWYLVTGCAATIGFFSYISTSSFVFQEQYGFTELGYTLVFASNASCMILSTLLFRRLVGRFAEDSLYTAGLVTCTVGSALVLTGAATGLGPALIWPALALVTAGWGFVIPGSITLTQALGHRWPGSAAALQGGLQFGLGGLATPLAGALGGTALVMGGLMVVFVGAGLAVQLAVRSRP
- the nhaA gene encoding Na+/H+ antiporter NhaA, with translation MSPDAPDASSSSPSSTPVPARTPAPPAHAPGPLGRGARLARFVSRDTTGGLLLLGATVLALVLANTPAADWYGAVRDTTFGPAALHLDLSVGAWAADGLLAIFFFVVGLELKQEFVAGSLRDPRAAALPIAAAVGGVALPAVIYTLVNLDAGGDALQGWAIPAATDIAFAVAVIAVVGKRLPPALRTFLLTLAVVDDLLAITIIAVFYTSGILFLPLLAAVVPLAAFALLVRRGVRSWWLLIPLGVVAWALVHASGIHATIAGVVLGLLVPAIATRKAGVDHVGADGHVERHPLTHHFAERWSPVSSGVAVPLFAFFSAGVTVGGLTGLRDALTDSVALGIVLALVFGKSIGITLSSLLVTRLPGIRLDPSLRWPDVVGLSFVAGIGFTVSLLVGELAFGSGSERDDVVKVGVLVGSLVSALIGAAILTVRVRQRSRDT
- a CDS encoding DeoR/GlpR family DNA-binding transcription regulator, whose protein sequence is MSTPLIPEQRRESIVTHLQRERVLSYRQLTELLGVSQMTVRRDVAALEDAGRVSATAGGAKLASRLIEEPSRAVKQEADVAEKEAIAREAAALVHDHMTVYLDAGTTVQAMRRHLDDVSDLTVVTNDLATVQAFLDHPTADLICIGGRVDRANQSTMGRLTGVALAELSLDLAFVSSSSWDLAHGVTTPVEAKIQAKRAALAVAERTVLVAASSKYGRFGRYRALRLDELDGVITDDALGDEAAAALRDAGVDLRLAPAARVR